A window from Pseudomonas frederiksbergensis encodes these proteins:
- the mazG gene encoding nucleoside triphosphate pyrophosphohydrolase — MYSLEDLLHLMSRLRDPQYGCPWDIKQTYETIVPHTLEEAYEVADAIERGDFDHLQGELGDLLFQVVYYSQLAREEGRFEFAGVIDSITRKLIRRHPHVFPTGDLYAPLDVPRLNEDQVKQRWEEIKAEERAEKSSTPMQLSLLDDVPAALPALSRSAKLQKRAGQVGFDWPDALPVLDKVREELDEVLEAMADNDSAAIADEVGDLLFSVVNLARHLKVDPETALRGANSKFERRFRFIEQALRDTHRPIEDCTLEELDALWGEAKRQEKNLPSCG; from the coding sequence ATGTACAGCCTTGAAGACTTGCTGCACCTGATGAGCCGTCTGCGCGACCCGCAATATGGCTGCCCGTGGGACATCAAGCAAACCTACGAAACCATCGTCCCGCACACCCTTGAAGAAGCCTACGAAGTCGCCGACGCCATCGAGCGCGGTGACTTCGATCACTTGCAGGGTGAGTTGGGGGATTTGCTGTTCCAGGTGGTTTATTACAGCCAGCTGGCGCGGGAAGAAGGGCGCTTCGAATTCGCCGGTGTCATCGACAGCATCACCCGCAAATTGATTCGTCGTCATCCGCACGTGTTTCCTACCGGTGATCTGTACGCGCCGCTGGATGTTCCGCGGCTGAATGAAGATCAGGTCAAGCAGCGCTGGGAAGAGATCAAGGCCGAAGAGCGCGCCGAGAAATCATCCACGCCAATGCAGCTGTCCTTGCTTGACGACGTACCCGCAGCACTGCCGGCATTGTCCCGTTCGGCGAAGCTGCAGAAGCGCGCGGGGCAGGTCGGGTTCGACTGGCCGGACGCCTTGCCGGTGCTCGACAAAGTGCGCGAAGAGCTCGATGAAGTGCTCGAAGCCATGGCCGACAATGACTCGGCAGCGATTGCCGATGAAGTCGGTGATTTGTTGTTTTCCGTGGTCAATCTGGCGCGTCATCTCAAGGTCGATCCCGAAACTGCACTGCGTGGCGCCAACAGCAAGTTCGAAAGACGCTTCCGTTTTATCGAACAGGCATTGCGCGACACCCACCGTCCCATAGAAGATTGCACCCTCGAAGAGTTGGACGCCTTGTGGGGCGAAGCCAAACGTCAGGAAAAGAATTTGCCCAGCTGCGGTTGA
- the relA gene encoding GTP diphosphokinase, with protein sequence MVQVRAHQPINTDGSINLEAWLDHAVSVDPALDREALKEACEFARASEQQANAAKNLWSEGTSSFRTGLEIAEILADLKLDQDSLVAAILYRGVREGQIELPAISQRFGPVVAKLIDGVLRMAAISASLSPRQSLVLGTQGQVENLRKMLVAMVDDVRVALIKLAERTCAIRAVKTADDEKRNRVAREVFDIYAPLAHRLGIGHIKWELEDLSFRYLEPDQYKQIAKLLHERRLDRERFISDVMSQLKNELTATGVDADISGRAKHIYSIWRKMQRKGLEFSQIYDVRAVRVLVPEMRDCYTALGIVHTLWRHIPKEFDDYIANPKENGYRSLHTAVIGPEGKVLEVQIRTHAMHEEAELGVCAHWKYKGTDVKSGSNHYEEKISWLRQVLEWHEELGDIGGLAEQLRVDIEPDRVYIFTPDGHAIDLPKGATPLDFAYRVHTEIGHNCRGAKINGRIVPLNYSLQTGEQVEIITSKHGTPSRDWLNPNLGYITTSRARAKIVHWFKLQARDQNVAAGKTLLERELSRLGLPAVDFDKLAEKANMKGAEDMFAALGAGDLRLAQLVNLAQQLVEPERGNEQLELIPRKATGYKPGKRGDIQIQGVGNLMTQMAGCCQPLPGDAIVGYITVGRGVSIHRQDCASVLQLGSREPERIIQVSWGPVPVLTYPVDIIIRAYDRSGLLRDVSQVLLNERINVLAVNTRSNKEDNTALMSLTIEIPGLDALGRLLGRISQLPNIIETRRNRTP encoded by the coding sequence ATGGTACAGGTGAGAGCACACCAGCCGATCAACACCGACGGCAGTATCAATCTCGAGGCTTGGCTCGATCATGCGGTCAGTGTCGATCCGGCACTGGATCGCGAAGCCTTGAAGGAAGCGTGCGAGTTTGCTCGTGCGTCTGAACAACAAGCCAATGCGGCGAAAAACCTGTGGTCCGAAGGGACCTCGAGTTTCCGTACGGGCCTTGAGATCGCCGAGATTCTCGCCGACCTCAAACTCGATCAGGATTCGTTGGTGGCCGCGATCCTGTATCGCGGCGTGCGCGAAGGCCAGATCGAGTTGCCGGCGATCAGCCAGCGCTTCGGCCCGGTGGTCGCCAAACTCATCGACGGCGTGTTGCGCATGGCGGCGATCAGCGCCAGCCTCAGCCCCCGCCAATCCCTGGTGCTGGGCACGCAGGGCCAGGTCGAAAACCTGCGCAAGATGCTGGTCGCCATGGTCGACGACGTTCGCGTTGCGCTGATCAAACTGGCCGAACGCACCTGCGCCATCCGTGCGGTGAAAACCGCCGATGACGAAAAACGCAACCGCGTCGCCCGTGAAGTCTTCGACATCTACGCACCTTTGGCTCATCGTCTCGGTATCGGTCACATCAAGTGGGAACTGGAGGACTTGTCCTTCCGCTACCTTGAGCCCGATCAGTACAAGCAGATCGCCAAGTTGCTCCACGAGCGACGTCTGGATCGCGAGCGCTTCATCAGCGATGTGATGAGCCAGTTGAAGAACGAGCTGACCGCCACCGGCGTCGATGCCGACATCAGCGGCCGGGCCAAACACATCTATTCGATCTGGCGCAAAATGCAGCGCAAGGGTCTGGAATTCAGCCAGATCTACGATGTGCGCGCCGTTCGCGTGCTGGTGCCGGAAATGCGCGACTGCTACACCGCGCTCGGCATCGTCCACACCCTGTGGCGGCATATCCCGAAAGAATTCGACGACTACATCGCCAACCCGAAAGAGAACGGCTATCGCTCGCTGCACACCGCAGTGATCGGCCCCGAGGGCAAGGTGCTGGAAGTGCAGATCCGCACCCATGCCATGCACGAAGAAGCCGAACTGGGCGTGTGCGCGCACTGGAAGTACAAGGGCACCGACGTCAAGTCCGGCTCCAACCACTACGAAGAGAAAATCTCCTGGCTGCGTCAGGTCCTCGAGTGGCATGAAGAGTTGGGCGATATCGGCGGCCTGGCTGAACAGCTGCGGGTCGATATCGAGCCGGACCGGGTCTACATCTTTACCCCGGACGGTCACGCCATCGACTTGCCGAAGGGCGCGACGCCGCTGGACTTCGCCTACCGCGTGCACACCGAAATCGGTCACAACTGCCGTGGCGCGAAGATCAACGGGCGCATCGTGCCGCTCAACTACAGCCTGCAAACCGGTGAACAGGTCGAGATCATCACCAGCAAGCACGGCACCCCGAGCCGCGACTGGCTGAACCCGAACCTGGGTTACATCACCACCTCGCGGGCACGGGCGAAGATTGTTCACTGGTTCAAATTGCAGGCGCGCGACCAGAACGTCGCCGCCGGTAAAACCTTGCTGGAGCGTGAACTCAGTCGCCTCGGTCTGCCAGCGGTGGATTTCGACAAGCTGGCCGAAAAGGCCAACATGAAGGGTGCCGAAGACATGTTCGCCGCGTTGGGCGCAGGCGATTTGCGTCTGGCGCAACTGGTGAACCTGGCGCAGCAACTGGTCGAGCCGGAGCGCGGCAACGAACAGCTGGAACTGATTCCGCGCAAGGCCACCGGCTACAAACCGGGCAAGCGCGGCGACATCCAGATCCAGGGCGTCGGCAACCTCATGACCCAGATGGCCGGCTGCTGCCAGCCGCTGCCGGGGGATGCGATCGTCGGTTACATCACCGTGGGCCGCGGCGTGAGCATTCACCGTCAGGACTGCGCCTCGGTGCTGCAACTGGGCAGCCGCGAACCCGAGCGGATCATCCAGGTCAGCTGGGGGCCGGTGCCGGTACTCACCTATCCGGTGGACATCATCATCCGCGCCTACGACCGGTCCGGCCTGCTGCGTGACGTTTCGCAAGTGCTGCTCAACGAGCGGATCAACGTGCTGGCGGTCAACACCCGCTCGAACAAAGAGGACAACACCGCGTTGATGTCCCTGACCATCGAGATTCCGGGGCTGGATGCATTGGGGAGGTTGCTGGGTCGGATTTCCCAGTTGCCGAACATCATCGAAACCCGCCGTAACCGGACGCCTTGA
- the rlmD gene encoding 23S rRNA (uracil(1939)-C(5))-methyltransferase RlmD: MAKQERGLRFQPTGGSKAPQIPTGKKQRLSIERLANDGRGIAFFEGRTWFVIGALAGEEVEARVLGAHGKVVEARTERVFQASELRRPAPCPHAGRCGGCSVQHLPHNEQLALKQRMLAEQLSKVAGVEPEEWAAPLSGAEFGYRRRARVAVRWDMKAKKLEVGFRAAGSQDIVAINECTVLVQPLQPIMTRLPEMLRRLSKPQALGHVELFSGSSLAVLLRHMAPLSDADMTILKDFCAFHEAQLWLHGDGEPQPVEADQSLGYRLEQWDLDLAYRPGDFIQVNAGVNEAMIAQALEWLKPTADERVLDLFCGLGNFALPLAKVVREVVAVEGVQAMVERAAANAASNNLHNAKFFQADLSQPLTDAEWAREGFCAVLLDPPRDGAFEAVRKLASLGAKRLVYVSCNPATLARDTVELIKQGYRLKRAGILDMFPQTAHVEAMALFEAS; encoded by the coding sequence ATGGCCAAGCAAGAGAGAGGCCTGCGCTTCCAGCCCACCGGCGGCAGCAAGGCCCCGCAAATTCCGACTGGCAAAAAGCAGCGCTTGAGTATCGAGCGCCTGGCTAATGACGGTCGCGGTATCGCGTTTTTTGAAGGTCGCACCTGGTTCGTCATCGGTGCATTGGCCGGTGAAGAAGTCGAAGCACGCGTGTTGGGTGCCCACGGCAAAGTGGTCGAGGCGCGCACTGAGCGGGTGTTCCAGGCCAGCGAACTGCGCCGCCCGGCACCATGTCCGCATGCCGGTCGCTGTGGCGGTTGCAGCGTGCAACATTTGCCGCACAACGAACAACTCGCCCTGAAACAGCGCATGCTCGCCGAGCAATTGTCCAAGGTCGCCGGTGTTGAACCCGAAGAGTGGGCCGCGCCGTTGAGCGGTGCGGAATTCGGTTACCGGCGTCGCGCCCGAGTGGCGGTGCGCTGGGACATGAAGGCGAAAAAACTCGAAGTCGGTTTCCGCGCCGCTGGCAGTCAGGACATCGTTGCGATCAACGAATGCACGGTGCTGGTACAGCCCTTGCAACCAATCATGACCCGCTTGCCGGAAATGCTCCGGCGCTTGAGCAAACCTCAGGCGCTGGGGCATGTGGAATTGTTCAGCGGTTCGTCGTTGGCGGTGTTGCTGCGGCACATGGCGCCGCTGTCCGACGCCGACATGACGATCCTCAAGGATTTCTGCGCGTTCCATGAAGCCCAGTTGTGGCTGCACGGTGACGGTGAACCGCAACCGGTCGAGGCTGACCAGTCGTTGGGTTATCGACTGGAACAGTGGGATTTGGACCTGGCGTACCGACCGGGAGATTTCATCCAGGTCAACGCCGGGGTCAACGAAGCGATGATCGCCCAGGCGTTGGAGTGGCTGAAGCCGACGGCGGATGAACGCGTTCTCGATCTATTCTGTGGCTTGGGTAACTTTGCCTTGCCGCTGGCCAAGGTCGTTCGCGAAGTGGTGGCGGTGGAAGGTGTGCAGGCGATGGTCGAGCGGGCAGCCGCGAACGCTGCTAGCAACAATCTTCATAATGCGAAGTTTTTTCAGGCCGATTTATCCCAGCCTTTGACCGATGCCGAATGGGCGCGCGAAGGCTTTTGTGCGGTACTCTTGGACCCACCGCGTGACGGTGCTTTCGAGGCAGTGCGCAAGCTTGCGTCCCTGGGCGCCAAACGGTTGGTGTATGTGTCGTGCAATCCGGCAACGCTGGCGCGCGATACGGTCGAATTGATCAAGCAGGGCTACCGGTTAAAACGTGCCGGGATTCTCGATATGTTTCCTCAGACGGCACATGTCGAGGCCATGGCGTTATTTGAAGCGAGCTAG
- the cysM gene encoding cysteine synthase CysM: MTLQYPTIADCVGNTPLVRLQRLPGATSNTLLLKLEGNNPAGSVKDRPALSMITRAELRGQIHVGDTLIEATSGNTGIALAMAAAIKGYKMILIMPDNSSAERKAAMTAYGAELILVTQEEGMEGARDLAQRMEAEGRGKVLDQFANGDNPEAHYTTTGPEIWRQTEGTITHFVSSMGTTGTIMGVSRYLKEQNESVQIIGLQPMEGSAIPGIRRWPQEYLPKIYQAERVDRIVDMAQSEAEDVTRRLAREEGIFCGVSSGGAVAAMLRLSKEVENAVIVAIICDRGDRYLSTGIFDAPN, encoded by the coding sequence ATGACCTTGCAGTACCCAACCATCGCCGATTGCGTCGGCAACACTCCGCTGGTCCGTTTGCAGCGCCTGCCTGGCGCCACCAGCAATACCCTTTTGCTCAAGCTCGAAGGGAATAACCCGGCGGGTTCGGTCAAGGACCGTCCGGCGCTGTCGATGATCACCCGCGCTGAATTGCGCGGGCAGATCCACGTCGGCGATACGCTGATCGAAGCGACCTCGGGTAACACCGGGATCGCCCTCGCGATGGCCGCCGCGATCAAGGGTTACAAGATGATCCTGATCATGCCGGACAACTCCAGCGCCGAGCGTAAAGCCGCGATGACGGCGTATGGCGCCGAGCTGATTTTGGTGACCCAGGAAGAGGGCATGGAAGGCGCCCGCGACCTCGCCCAGCGCATGGAAGCCGAAGGCCGCGGCAAGGTGCTGGATCAGTTCGCCAACGGGGACAACCCCGAAGCGCACTACACCACCACCGGCCCGGAAATCTGGCGTCAGACCGAAGGCACCATCACCCATTTCGTCAGCTCCATGGGCACCACCGGTACCATCATGGGCGTCTCGCGCTACTTGAAAGAGCAGAACGAGAGCGTGCAGATCATCGGTCTGCAACCGATGGAAGGCTCGGCGATCCCGGGCATTCGTCGCTGGCCGCAGGAATACCTGCCGAAGATCTACCAGGCCGAGCGCGTGGACCGGATCGTCGACATGGCGCAAAGCGAAGCCGAAGACGTGACCCGTCGTCTGGCCCGCGAAGAAGGCATCTTCTGCGGCGTGTCCTCGGGCGGTGCGGTGGCAGCGATGCTGCGCCTGTCCAAAGAAGTTGAAAACGCGGTGATCGTCGCGATCATCTGCGACCGTGGCGACCGTTACTTGTCGACCGGCATTTTCGACGCGCCCAACTGA
- a CDS encoding PDDEXK nuclease domain-containing protein produces the protein MTAPSVPGSTTEDRFNEVLALIQSAKQQAMQAVNTQLIELYWQVGAYISRKLEKAEWGDSVVSQLAEHLAQTQPGLRGFTRPNLFRMRQFYETYRGDEKVSPLVRQISWTHNLVIFSLGKLPEEREFYLRMAVKEKWSKRELERQFKAALFERSVTQPAKASAVLRQTHPEALNVFRDAYMLEFLDLPSDHGETDLHKGLLARLKEFLIELGRDFCFVGSEHPMQVGGRDFALDLLFFHRGLNCLVAIELKVGRFEPEYLGKLNFYLEALDRKERKPHENPAIGVLLCASKDDEVVEYALNRSLSPALIAEYQVQLPDKQLLQAKLHEFYALNVAQSEEY, from the coding sequence ATGACTGCACCCAGCGTCCCCGGCAGCACAACCGAAGACCGTTTCAATGAAGTGCTTGCGCTGATTCAAAGTGCCAAGCAGCAGGCCATGCAGGCGGTGAATACCCAGTTGATCGAGCTGTATTGGCAGGTGGGTGCTTACATCAGTCGCAAGCTGGAAAAAGCCGAATGGGGCGATTCTGTGGTCAGCCAGTTGGCCGAGCATCTGGCTCAGACTCAACCGGGGTTGCGTGGGTTTACCCGCCCCAATCTGTTTCGCATGCGTCAATTCTACGAAACTTATCGCGGCGACGAGAAAGTCTCACCGCTGGTGAGACAAATATCCTGGACTCATAATCTAGTCATCTTCAGCCTGGGCAAACTGCCGGAGGAGCGGGAGTTCTACCTGCGTATGGCAGTTAAGGAAAAATGGTCGAAGCGTGAACTGGAGCGTCAGTTCAAAGCTGCACTGTTCGAGCGAAGCGTGACCCAACCAGCAAAAGCCTCTGCAGTGCTGAGACAAACTCACCCTGAGGCACTGAACGTGTTCCGCGACGCCTATATGCTCGAGTTTCTCGACTTGCCCTCCGACCATGGCGAAACCGATCTGCATAAAGGGTTGCTGGCGCGCCTCAAGGAGTTTCTGATCGAACTGGGTCGCGACTTTTGTTTTGTCGGCTCTGAACACCCGATGCAAGTCGGCGGGCGTGATTTCGCCCTGGATCTGCTGTTCTTCCACCGTGGGCTCAACTGCCTGGTGGCCATTGAGCTTAAGGTCGGCCGTTTTGAGCCGGAGTATTTGGGCAAGCTGAACTTCTATCTGGAAGCGCTGGATCGCAAAGAGCGCAAACCCCACGAAAACCCGGCCATTGGTGTGTTGCTGTGTGCCAGCAAGGATGACGAGGTGGTCGAGTACGCCCTTAACCGCAGCTTGTCGCCAGCGCTGATCGCTGAATACCAGGTGCAGCTACCGGACAAACAGTTGTTGCAAGCCAAGTTGCATGAGTTCTATGCATTGAATGTCGCGCAAAGCGAAGAGTACTGA
- a CDS encoding sensor histidine kinase, with the protein MKWTELPGRHSLFWKLACLLVAFCLLMIWLSWSWGRYMEKKNLFLSDEARGTLMRYAAEAEQAWNKRQSAGVDEWLHDVGHRESTWVGVIGGDLQSLSSYPLTEKETRRLTFLRGLDWPTSRHTKGLPWLRVPFPKDPSAGSLVIELPQRFVPGRYRVIWRVITNGVIPGLFTLLLCVGLYRLLVVPLNSLREQANAWRADQLNVRLSSRITNRPDELGELGRAFDHMSERLQSTVALQQQLLRDLSHELRTPLSRLRVASESEQGLTQLRERIGREVDGMQRLVEDTLQLAWLDTERTRLPDESIQVQALWEMLTENACYESGWPASQLQCAVDSSCWVRGHLNTLAQALENILRNAIRHSPQGGVVRLGGRRDGDFWHVWLEDEGGGVADEDLERIFSPFIRLDGSRPGDGGFGLGLSIARNAVQRQGGRLWAENSGAGLRLNMRLVADDGGVSDDAIASRLTPTLDGCRPQMV; encoded by the coding sequence ATGAAGTGGACTGAGCTGCCGGGCAGGCATTCGCTGTTCTGGAAACTGGCGTGTTTGTTGGTGGCGTTCTGTCTGCTGATGATCTGGCTCAGTTGGTCCTGGGGCCGCTACATGGAAAAGAAAAACCTGTTCCTGTCCGACGAGGCACGGGGCACGCTGATGCGCTACGCCGCCGAGGCGGAGCAGGCGTGGAATAAGCGCCAGAGTGCAGGCGTCGATGAATGGTTGCACGATGTCGGCCATCGCGAGTCGACATGGGTCGGTGTGATTGGCGGCGATTTGCAGTCATTGAGCAGTTACCCGCTGACGGAAAAAGAAACCCGGCGCCTGACCTTTTTACGCGGCCTGGATTGGCCGACGAGTCGTCATACCAAAGGATTGCCATGGTTGAGAGTGCCATTTCCCAAGGATCCGTCCGCCGGCAGTCTGGTGATCGAACTGCCCCAGCGTTTCGTGCCCGGCCGTTACCGGGTGATCTGGCGGGTGATCACCAACGGGGTGATTCCCGGCTTGTTCACCTTGCTGCTGTGCGTCGGACTGTATCGGTTGCTGGTTGTGCCTTTGAACAGTCTGCGCGAACAGGCCAATGCCTGGCGTGCCGACCAGTTGAACGTGCGGTTGTCGAGCCGTATCACCAATCGCCCGGATGAGTTGGGTGAACTGGGTCGAGCCTTCGATCACATGTCCGAGCGTCTGCAAAGCACAGTGGCCCTGCAACAACAACTGCTGCGCGACTTGTCCCACGAACTGCGCACGCCACTGAGTCGCCTGCGGGTGGCCAGCGAAAGCGAGCAGGGGCTGACGCAATTGCGCGAACGCATTGGCCGAGAGGTCGATGGCATGCAGCGACTGGTCGAAGACACCCTGCAACTGGCCTGGCTCGACACCGAGCGCACTCGGTTGCCCGATGAATCGATCCAGGTTCAGGCGTTGTGGGAAATGCTCACGGAAAATGCCTGCTATGAAAGTGGCTGGCCGGCGAGCCAGTTGCAGTGCGCGGTGGATTCTTCCTGCTGGGTGCGCGGCCATCTCAATACGTTGGCTCAAGCGCTGGAAAACATCCTGCGCAATGCCATTCGTCATTCACCGCAGGGCGGCGTTGTGCGTTTGGGTGGGCGGCGCGATGGCGACTTCTGGCACGTGTGGCTGGAGGATGAGGGCGGCGGGGTGGCTGATGAAGATCTGGAACGGATCTTCTCGCCGTTCATCCGACTCGACGGATCGCGGCCGGGGGATGGTGGATTTGGCTTGGGGTTGAGCATTGCGAGGAATGCGGTGCAGCGCCAGGGGGGGCGGCTTTGGGCTGAGAATTCTGGGGCGGGGTTGCGGCTGAATATGCGGTTGGTGGCGGATGACGGTGGAGTCAGTGACGACGCTATCGCGAGCAGGCTCACTCCCACATTGGATGGGTGTCGGCCGCAAATGGTGTGA
- a CDS encoding response regulator transcription factor, which translates to MTPITAGHPRILSIEDDLVLGAYVHEHLGRCGFQVTWCQNGLEGLTIARQQAFDVVLMDILLPGLDGLNVLTQLRQSHSTPVVLMSALGAEADRISGFRLGADDYLPKPFSMVELRVRIEAILRRVALDRRPAPAPIAPSADSLRFDDEGCDVFYGEYAAGLTRSEYRLLETLNRNGDEVLSKAFLYQHVLQRGYAPHDRSLDMHISQIRRKLKAVGYLEREVRTVWGKGYVLSAVDEVD; encoded by the coding sequence ATGACTCCCATCACTGCTGGCCATCCTCGTATCCTGTCTATAGAAGACGACCTCGTACTCGGTGCTTATGTTCATGAGCATCTGGGACGTTGCGGTTTTCAGGTGACGTGGTGCCAGAACGGACTGGAAGGCTTGACCATCGCTCGCCAGCAAGCGTTCGACGTGGTGCTGATGGATATTCTGCTGCCGGGCCTGGATGGGCTGAACGTACTGACGCAGTTGCGTCAGAGCCATTCCACCCCGGTGGTACTGATGTCGGCGCTCGGTGCCGAGGCGGATCGCATCAGTGGTTTTCGCCTGGGCGCCGATGATTACCTGCCCAAACCTTTCAGCATGGTCGAGTTGCGGGTGCGCATCGAAGCGATCCTGCGACGGGTCGCGCTCGACCGCCGGCCAGCGCCGGCACCGATTGCGCCTTCGGCGGACAGCCTGCGTTTCGACGATGAAGGCTGTGATGTCTTTTATGGCGAATACGCTGCCGGCCTGACCCGCAGCGAATACCGGCTGCTGGAAACGCTGAACCGCAATGGCGATGAAGTCCTGAGCAAAGCCTTCCTCTACCAGCATGTGCTGCAGCGCGGTTACGCGCCCCATGACCGCAGCCTCGACATGCACATCAGTCAGATCCGCCGCAAGCTCAAGGCTGTCGGCTACCTCGAGCGCGAAGTGCGCACGGTGTGGGGCAAGGGTTACGTATTGAGTGCTGTCGATGAAGTGGACTGA